A single genomic interval of Chryseobacterium paludis harbors:
- a CDS encoding superoxide dismutase, translating to MSFELPKLGYAYDALEPTIDAKTMEIHYTKHHQAYIDNLNKAIEGTELAGKTIEEICQTGTDKPAVRNNGGGHFNHSLFWEILTPGGSKEPVGNVKAAIDNYGGLEKFKTDFSDAAKTRFGSGWAWLIKNGDGSVSVSSTPNQDNPLMPVADVKGTPVLGLDVWEHAYYLNYQNRRPDYVSAFFSVVNWDKVEELFNK from the coding sequence ATGTCATTTGAATTACCAAAACTAGGATATGCATATGATGCATTAGAGCCAACTATTGATGCAAAAACTATGGAAATTCACTATACAAAGCACCACCAAGCTTATATAGATAATTTAAATAAAGCAATTGAAGGAACTGAGCTTGCTGGAAAAACAATTGAAGAAATCTGCCAAACAGGGACTGATAAGCCTGCAGTAAGAAATAATGGAGGTGGTCATTTTAACCACTCTTTATTCTGGGAGATTTTAACACCTGGCGGAAGCAAAGAACCTGTAGGAAATGTAAAGGCTGCAATTGATAATTATGGTGGTCTTGAGAAATTTAAAACTGATTTTTCTGATGCTGCTAAAACAAGATTTGGTTCTGGATGGGCTTGGTTGATTAAAAACGGAGACGGATCGGTTTCTGTATCTTCTACACCAAATCAAGACAACCCACTAATGCCTGTTGCAGATGTTAAAGGAACTCCTGTTTTAGGATTAGATGTTTGGGAGCATGCTTATTATTTAAACTATCAAAACAGAAGACCTGATTATGTTTCAGCATTCTTCAGTGTAGTAAACTGGGATAAAGTTGAAGAATTATTCAATAAATAA
- a CDS encoding DUF6702 family protein has product MKKLLYISGILTCFVLMSFMYVDFFSSMTKVDYIDGSKTLKFTTKMNTSHISDAIKINPNTAGFEAEVKKYVNNNFDVYVNGSPKTITFTGSQVSGETVWVYFETGGVSDINTLKIKNTILLSAFPKQSNIVTISYKGSQKVMNFQRGKEVNEVSF; this is encoded by the coding sequence ATGAAAAAACTTTTATATATATCAGGAATTTTAACATGTTTTGTGTTAATGAGTTTTATGTATGTAGACTTTTTCTCCTCAATGACAAAAGTTGATTATATTGATGGAAGCAAAACATTGAAGTTCACCACAAAAATGAATACAAGTCATATTTCTGATGCTATTAAAATAAATCCCAATACAGCAGGATTTGAAGCAGAAGTAAAAAAATATGTAAATAATAATTTTGATGTGTACGTCAACGGTTCGCCTAAAACAATAACATTTACCGGAAGTCAAGTAAGCGGAGAAACTGTATGGGTATATTTTGAGACTGGCGGTGTTTCAGATATCAATACCTTAAAGATTAAAAATACAATACTTCTAAGTGCCTTTCCAAAGCAGAGTAACATCGTTACTATTTCTTATAAAGGAAGTCAGAAAGTAATGAATTTCCAACGTGGAAAAGAAGTAAACGAAGTATCTTTCTAA
- a CDS encoding LOG family protein: MEINETRDESLVNPELDINETKLQNSLRQKTWDEIITKDSWMVFKVMAEFVDGYEKLAKIGPCVSIFGSARLKPDSKYYEMAVEIAEKITKIGFGIITGGGPGIMEAGNKGAFNAEGKSIGLNIDLPFEQHFNPYINKSYSMNFDYFFVRKVMFVKYSQGFVVMPGGFGTLDELTEAITLIQTNKIGRFPIVLVGSEFWNGLLEWFKATLLKEGMIAEDDLDLYRVVDTADEAVAHIKAFYDKYAVNVNF, encoded by the coding sequence ATGGAAATTAATGAAACCAGGGATGAAAGTTTAGTAAATCCAGAACTTGATATAAACGAAACAAAACTACAAAATAGCCTAAGGCAAAAAACCTGGGATGAGATCATTACAAAAGACAGTTGGATGGTTTTTAAGGTAATGGCTGAGTTTGTGGATGGTTATGAAAAATTGGCAAAAATTGGACCTTGTGTCTCTATTTTTGGATCTGCAAGATTGAAGCCGGACAGCAAATACTATGAAATGGCTGTAGAAATTGCAGAAAAAATAACCAAAATAGGCTTTGGTATTATTACAGGTGGAGGCCCCGGGATTATGGAAGCAGGAAATAAAGGTGCTTTTAATGCTGAAGGAAAATCTATTGGTTTAAATATCGACCTCCCTTTTGAACAACATTTCAATCCTTATATCAATAAATCCTATTCAATGAATTTCGATTACTTTTTCGTGAGAAAAGTAATGTTTGTAAAATATTCTCAGGGATTCGTTGTAATGCCTGGAGGATTTGGGACCCTTGATGAACTTACAGAAGCGATTACCCTTATTCAAACTAACAAAATCGGAAGATTCCCTATCGTATTGGTTGGTTCTGAATTCTGGAATGGTTTACTGGAATGGTTCAAAGCAACTTTATTAAAAGAAGGAATGATTGCTGAAGATGATCTGGATCTTTATAGAGTGGTAGATACTGCTGATGAAGCTGTAGCGCACATTAAAGCATTTTATGACAAGTATGCTGTAAATGTCAATTTCTAA
- a CDS encoding aminoglycoside phosphotransferase family protein — protein MTSENAQRFFENYIGEKSSEFVTLAQSGSARVNFWAKADNKKYIITYNENIQENESFFYYSTVFSKLTLNTPTIFAISEDRKMYIQEFLGENTLSEIISNEGLSEKVKSLVKQTLEKLFQLQKQTQGKIDFSKTFEYESYDELPVIHDLYYFKNFIADVLELEYHKSTLLKEFKKISIRIENLEPQGIMIRDFQSRNIMINENNNVSFIDYQSAMKGPLMYDVISFLFQAKANFPEDLKNEMLEFYIAQFENKETEHQLKDSVKPLQMMRFLQVLGAYGFRGLIQRKKHFISSIEQGIENIIQFAEKWDHMKEYPELKKVIQQLALDKTKSKINEILNDK, from the coding sequence ATGACTTCTGAAAACGCACAACGATTTTTTGAAAACTATATAGGTGAAAAATCTTCTGAGTTCGTCACATTGGCTCAAAGCGGATCCGCGAGGGTGAATTTTTGGGCAAAAGCAGACAACAAAAAATACATTATTACTTATAATGAGAATATCCAGGAGAACGAAAGTTTCTTCTATTATTCAACAGTTTTTTCCAAACTAACCCTTAATACTCCTACTATTTTTGCTATTTCCGAAGATCGGAAAATGTACATTCAGGAATTTTTAGGTGAAAATACCTTATCTGAAATCATTTCAAATGAGGGCTTATCGGAAAAAGTAAAATCTTTGGTAAAGCAAACACTAGAAAAACTTTTCCAGTTACAGAAACAGACACAAGGAAAAATTGACTTTAGTAAAACATTTGAATATGAAAGCTACGATGAACTTCCGGTCATTCATGATCTGTATTATTTCAAGAACTTTATTGCTGATGTCTTGGAACTCGAATATCATAAATCAACCTTACTAAAGGAATTTAAGAAAATTTCAATTCGTATTGAAAATCTTGAGCCACAGGGAATAATGATCAGAGACTTTCAGTCAAGAAATATCATGATAAACGAAAATAACAATGTTTCTTTTATCGACTATCAGTCCGCTATGAAAGGGCCTTTAATGTATGATGTAATTTCTTTTCTTTTTCAGGCTAAAGCCAATTTCCCTGAAGATTTAAAAAATGAGATGCTAGAGTTCTATATTGCTCAGTTTGAAAATAAAGAAACAGAACACCAACTAAAAGACTCGGTAAAGCCGCTTCAAATGATGAGATTCCTTCAGGTTCTGGGTGCCTATGGTTTTAGAGGGCTTATTCAAAGAAAAAAACATTTTATATCAAGTATAGAACAGGGTATTGAAAATATAATACAGTTTGCTGAAAAATGGGACCATATGAAAGAGTATCCTGAACTAAAAAAAGTAATACAACAATTAGCTCTTGATAAAACGAAGTCAAAAATTAATGAGATCTTAAACGATAAATAG
- a CDS encoding carboxypeptidase regulatory-like domain-containing protein, with the protein MMKKLSLVSLFTLLPISHYFAQTTVFGYLKDDDGKPIERVEVDLQGSENDATADQIGYFQFVDLQSGHYQIVMTKSNYEIKVMEFDITDDEKRKDLGIITLYSKLANLDQGLAIIDSNNDDDGNNQTSTVGLLQSSMDVFSRIAAFDLGFYWFRPRGIDGRTGEIMLNGVSMIKLDNGNVDFGNWGGLNEITRYPEISANHAPSEYAYGGNSSVIYKNTKAGEYRKGFQFTQSLTNRNYRNRTSLRYSSGMNKKGWAFTVMGARRWAEEGIQEGTFYNAYSAYLGIEKRINDKHSITFNFIGAPYRRSTASPSTQEVYNYRGVHYNSYWGYQDGKQRSERIRKGFQPIFQIQDFWKIDKKSSLWTSVSYQFGKDKGSRLDWQNVQNPSPTYYRNLPSYYNSLNPNASVPTGSGEVPTSVQDAYQTSLATWTSGDTSVTQLNWDNLYRRNKQQPIENYYGRTGKRALYYLVNDVSDDKIFNVSTHFVRNFNETTKFLLNVSYQNYRSELYRQVKDLMGADFVLNRDPFAATNQPGKSGLFNEGEENVTKQIGDRMTYNYIFRRQEIKVNPGLKFIAGKFDLFVTALAGYSTSSREGLFNHYLYKDSKGKSADYNFWNYGLKGQAIYKLNGRNFFIYNGAYYSQAPSLEDLFINPRVNSSTAPNIKNMVIRANDLSYVMSSPFLKLRLSGYLVDTSNETTVQRFFADGIQLNNIDDQGNETSVQSAFITQIMTDVKKRNLGVELGIDAKITPTLSLQGLISYGQFTYQNDPVTYFASDAAGVFSNGLSYMNVGKAYIKNYRQGGTPQQAYSFGFKYNSPKYWWFGGNWNYFDDSYLDPSALIRTESFVQNNNSSTPYYNLTTSELRRVLKPNKLPSSFFFNANAGKSWSIRKYYVLLSASVNNIMNNKRYITGGFEQTRNAKFSNFMQDNDREFTLFGPKYWYTQGRSYFVNLQFRF; encoded by the coding sequence ATGATGAAAAAACTATCATTAGTCTCTTTGTTTACTTTACTTCCCATATCTCATTATTTTGCTCAAACTACAGTGTTCGGGTATCTAAAGGATGATGATGGAAAACCCATTGAAAGGGTAGAAGTAGATTTGCAAGGGAGCGAAAATGATGCAACGGCAGATCAGATTGGATATTTCCAATTTGTCGATTTACAGTCGGGACATTATCAAATTGTAATGACGAAATCCAATTACGAAATCAAAGTAATGGAGTTCGATATCACGGATGACGAAAAAAGGAAGGATTTAGGAATCATTACCCTATATTCTAAGCTTGCTAATTTGGATCAGGGCCTGGCTATTATAGACAGCAATAATGACGATGATGGCAACAATCAGACCTCTACCGTAGGACTACTTCAATCCTCTATGGATGTTTTTAGTAGAATTGCAGCATTTGACTTAGGATTTTACTGGTTCCGACCAAGAGGAATAGATGGAAGAACTGGAGAGATTATGCTGAATGGAGTTTCGATGATCAAGTTGGATAACGGAAATGTAGATTTCGGAAACTGGGGTGGCTTGAATGAGATTACAAGATATCCTGAAATTTCTGCAAATCATGCACCATCCGAATATGCCTATGGAGGGAATAGTTCTGTGATTTATAAAAATACGAAAGCAGGTGAATATAGGAAGGGCTTCCAGTTTACTCAGTCTTTAACCAATAGGAATTACAGAAACCGAACATCTTTGCGTTACAGCTCGGGAATGAATAAAAAAGGCTGGGCATTTACAGTAATGGGTGCCAGGAGATGGGCTGAAGAAGGGATTCAAGAGGGAACTTTTTATAATGCATATTCTGCTTATTTAGGGATTGAAAAAAGAATTAACGACAAACATAGCATAACATTTAATTTTATCGGAGCTCCTTACCGGAGATCTACTGCAAGCCCTAGCACACAAGAAGTATATAATTACAGAGGAGTTCATTACAATTCTTATTGGGGATATCAAGATGGTAAACAGAGGAGTGAGCGGATTAGAAAAGGTTTTCAACCAATATTCCAGATCCAGGACTTTTGGAAAATTGATAAAAAATCAAGTCTTTGGACTTCTGTTTCCTATCAGTTTGGAAAAGATAAGGGCTCCCGGTTAGACTGGCAGAATGTGCAGAATCCTTCACCTACTTATTATAGAAATCTACCCAGTTATTATAATTCTTTGAATCCTAACGCTTCAGTTCCTACTGGTTCTGGTGAAGTACCGACTAGTGTACAGGATGCATATCAGACCTCTTTAGCTACTTGGACTTCCGGAGATACAAGTGTTACTCAATTGAATTGGGATAATCTTTACAGGAGAAACAAGCAACAACCTATTGAAAACTATTATGGACGAACTGGTAAAAGAGCTTTATATTATCTTGTTAATGATGTGAGTGATGATAAAATCTTTAATGTATCTACTCATTTCGTCCGCAATTTTAATGAGACAACCAAGTTTTTACTTAATGTATCATATCAGAACTATCGTTCCGAATTATACAGACAAGTAAAGGATCTCATGGGTGCTGATTTTGTTTTAAACCGGGATCCTTTTGCGGCAACCAACCAGCCCGGAAAATCTGGTTTATTTAATGAAGGCGAAGAGAATGTTACCAAACAGATTGGAGACAGAATGACATACAATTATATCTTCAGAAGGCAAGAGATAAAGGTAAATCCTGGATTGAAATTTATAGCTGGGAAATTTGATTTATTTGTTACAGCTCTTGCAGGATATTCAACTTCAAGCAGGGAAGGGTTGTTCAATCATTATTTGTATAAAGATTCTAAAGGAAAGAGTGCAGATTACAACTTCTGGAATTATGGTTTGAAGGGGCAAGCCATTTATAAATTAAATGGAAGGAATTTTTTTATATATAATGGAGCTTATTATTCTCAGGCGCCTTCTCTTGAAGATCTGTTCATAAATCCGAGGGTAAATAGCTCGACAGCTCCCAATATCAAGAACATGGTTATAAGGGCAAATGACCTTAGCTATGTCATGTCTTCTCCATTTCTGAAACTAAGGCTAAGTGGGTATTTAGTTGATACAAGTAATGAAACAACAGTACAAAGATTCTTTGCAGATGGTATTCAATTAAATAATATTGATGATCAGGGAAATGAGACATCAGTGCAGAGCGCTTTTATAACCCAGATAATGACTGATGTGAAAAAAAGAAATTTAGGTGTAGAGCTAGGGATTGATGCTAAAATTACTCCAACCTTATCTTTACAGGGACTAATAAGTTATGGACAGTTCACTTATCAGAATGATCCTGTCACTTACTTCGCTTCAGATGCAGCAGGTGTTTTTTCCAACGGTCTTTCTTATATGAACGTAGGAAAAGCATACATTAAAAATTATCGACAGGGAGGTACCCCACAACAAGCCTATTCCTTTGGGTTTAAATATAATTCACCTAAATACTGGTGGTTTGGGGGCAACTGGAACTATTTTGATGATAGTTATCTGGATCCTTCGGCATTAATAAGAACAGAATCATTTGTCCAAAATAATAATTCTTCAACTCCTTATTATAACCTGACAACATCTGAATTAAGAAGGGTATTAAAGCCGAATAAATTACCATCTTCATTTTTCTTTAATGCGAATGCTGGTAAATCGTGGTCTATCAGGAAGTATTATGTTTTGCTTTCGGCCTCAGTAAATAATATTATGAATAACAAAAGATATATTACTGGAGGTTTTGAACAAACAAGAAATGCTAAATTCTCAAATTTTATGCAAGATAATGACAGAGAATTTACTTTGTTCGGACCAAAATACTGGTATACTCAGGGAAGATCTTATTTTGTTAACCTGCAATTTAGATTTTAG
- a CDS encoding DUF5689 domain-containing protein: MNRKKYFSLITGIVFATVSLSSCVQKDDWDTPPIRCTNKFSAPTMTMADFKAQAPANGFILINTDQIFDGYVISSDENGNFYKTISFQDKSENPTAGLQIEIDKAGNYADFPVGAHIRINAKGLRLGTDRGVVKIGSVDPTYAIGRIPGTLFSKYICGVCNGSSLDIEVIKPLELADLKQAQKTDYLNILVKVPNVQFAASELGKSYVNYVAGSGVDTDRSIVDTNGNSTILRNAGFFTFGATSIPEGKGSLTFVINRYNSSWRMQIRNLNDVNFIGKRFFFEGFDGNLDDWFNISIQGAEIWNIQQFGNPKPCVVMNGLNKDNEDWLISKPISLQGFSSAFLSFDTDVKNNGNPLEVFVTKNYTGNPATTLWEPLSAVFDQDANLFNTWTYSGNINLNAYLNKDIIIGFKYTSAVSASAIWQLDNIRVVGN; the protein is encoded by the coding sequence ATGAATAGAAAAAAATATTTTAGTTTAATAACAGGAATTGTCTTTGCTACAGTTTCTCTTAGTTCTTGTGTACAAAAAGATGATTGGGATACCCCTCCAATCAGATGTACAAATAAGTTTTCTGCTCCCACAATGACAATGGCAGATTTCAAAGCACAGGCTCCGGCAAATGGTTTTATTTTAATTAATACGGATCAGATTTTTGACGGTTATGTGATCTCTTCTGATGAAAACGGAAATTTCTATAAAACAATTTCTTTTCAGGATAAATCTGAAAACCCTACTGCAGGACTACAAATTGAAATTGATAAAGCAGGTAATTATGCCGATTTTCCTGTAGGAGCACATATCAGAATTAATGCAAAAGGATTAAGATTAGGAACTGATAGAGGCGTGGTGAAGATTGGCTCAGTAGATCCAACGTATGCAATAGGAAGAATACCTGGTACTTTATTCAGTAAATATATTTGTGGTGTATGTAATGGGTCAAGTTTGGATATTGAAGTTATAAAACCTTTAGAACTGGCAGACCTGAAACAAGCTCAGAAGACTGATTATTTGAATATATTGGTTAAAGTACCTAATGTTCAGTTTGCAGCTTCTGAATTAGGGAAAAGCTATGTTAATTATGTAGCGGGTTCTGGAGTTGATACAGATAGAAGTATTGTGGATACCAATGGAAACTCTACAATATTAAGAAACGCGGGGTTTTTTACATTTGGAGCAACGTCGATTCCGGAAGGAAAAGGGAGCCTTACGTTTGTTATAAACCGCTATAATTCTTCCTGGCGGATGCAAATACGAAATTTAAATGATGTTAATTTTATAGGGAAAAGATTTTTCTTTGAAGGTTTTGATGGAAACCTAGATGATTGGTTCAATATAAGTATCCAAGGAGCTGAGATCTGGAATATTCAGCAGTTTGGAAACCCAAAACCATGTGTGGTAATGAATGGTTTAAATAAAGATAACGAAGATTGGTTGATCTCAAAACCCATTTCTTTGCAAGGGTTTTCTTCCGCTTTTTTATCTTTCGATACTGATGTTAAAAATAATGGTAACCCACTGGAAGTTTTTGTGACTAAAAATTATACAGGAAATCCTGCAACAACGCTGTGGGAACCACTATCTGCTGTATTTGATCAGGATGCTAATTTGTTTAACACCTGGACTTATTCCGGCAATATTAATCTGAATGCTTATTTGAATAAGGATATTATTATTGGCTTTAAATATACCTCTGCGGTTTCCGCTTCTGCAATATGGCAACTGGATAATATAAGAGTAGTTGGGAATTAA
- a CDS encoding nucleotidyltransferase family protein, with amino-acid sequence MKALIFAAGKGTRLKPFTDHHPKALVKVNEVPLLERNIKYLKSFGINDFVINIHHFGDQIVDFLKENNNFNCKIEISDEREELLETGGGLIFARKLLDHGEDFLIMNADILTDINITDLVTYHKKIKDFATLAVSDRESSRKLLFNDDLVLRGWLNVQTGEQRLAEFNKGFKALAFSGVHCINPSIFEKIKRKGKFSVMEEYLDLMHTEKIHGYVHDCLLIDVGRPESVIEAEKHFK; translated from the coding sequence ATGAAAGCTTTAATTTTTGCAGCCGGAAAAGGAACACGTCTAAAGCCTTTTACAGACCATCATCCAAAAGCGTTGGTTAAGGTAAATGAGGTTCCACTATTAGAAAGAAATATCAAATATCTTAAAAGTTTCGGGATCAACGATTTTGTCATAAATATTCATCATTTTGGAGATCAGATTGTTGATTTTTTAAAGGAAAACAACAATTTTAATTGCAAAATTGAAATCTCTGATGAAAGGGAGGAATTGCTTGAAACCGGCGGTGGTTTAATTTTTGCTAGAAAACTCCTTGATCATGGAGAAGATTTTCTGATCATGAATGCGGATATTCTTACTGATATAAATATTACTGATCTTGTTACCTATCACAAAAAGATAAAAGATTTTGCTACTTTAGCCGTCTCGGACAGAGAAAGTTCGAGAAAGCTTCTTTTCAATGATGATTTGGTACTAAGAGGGTGGTTAAATGTACAAACCGGAGAACAAAGGCTTGCAGAATTCAATAAAGGATTTAAGGCATTAGCTTTTAGTGGTGTCCATTGCATTAACCCCTCTATCTTTGAGAAAATAAAAAGAAAGGGCAAGTTTTCTGTTATGGAAGAATATCTGGATCTTATGCACACAGAAAAAATCCATGGTTATGTACACGACTGTCTTTTGATAGATGTTGGAAGACCGGAATCTGTAATAGAAGCTGAAAAACACTTTAAATAA
- a CDS encoding DUF6146 family protein: MKNLILLLLIFCLPFSCSSQDKSKTDKEKSEIKPSKNDDGEWDIDVLDTQYDYFLSAIAKPMNQYSESYLKSRNINLVSEWNSYFSSGKYRNVIESSISYDPRENYGLKFEYKLYQVFAYVNWKYGLRMNGLSGSDVTRF, encoded by the coding sequence ATGAAAAATTTAATCCTTTTATTGCTAATATTTTGTCTTCCTTTTAGCTGTTCTTCACAAGATAAATCTAAGACTGACAAAGAAAAGTCTGAAATAAAACCATCAAAGAATGACGATGGGGAATGGGATATTGATGTATTAGATACCCAGTATGATTATTTTTTAAGCGCTATTGCAAAACCAATGAATCAATATTCGGAGTCTTATTTGAAATCTAGAAATATAAATCTGGTAAGTGAGTGGAATTCCTACTTCAGTTCTGGAAAATATAGAAATGTAATTGAATCATCAATTAGCTATGATCCACGAGAAAATTACGGATTAAAGTTTGAATATAAATTGTATCAGGTTTTTGCCTACGTCAACTGGAAATATGGACTAAGAATGAATGGACTTAGTGGCAGTGATGTCACACGATTTTAA
- the xrtF gene encoding exosortase family protein XrtF — protein MLKDFKPVLSILLRFIIIYLVLLFCYQFYLNSFKESGLDPFSRIIAEQVSWIQNALHYPTQLYNDVSKEQVWFYVKKVYVTRMVEGCNAISVMILFISFVFAFYKGLKTFIFAFIGLFLLYIMNILRIVGLNIVVSDFKQYERIAHDFLFPAIIYGTVVVLWLIWIKFFALKNENS, from the coding sequence ATGCTAAAGGATTTTAAACCAGTTTTAAGTATTCTGTTGAGGTTCATCATCATCTATCTGGTGCTGCTTTTTTGTTATCAGTTTTACCTGAATAGTTTTAAAGAATCCGGACTAGACCCTTTTTCACGAATAATTGCGGAACAAGTAAGCTGGATCCAAAATGCTTTACACTATCCTACACAGTTGTATAATGATGTTTCAAAAGAACAGGTCTGGTTTTATGTGAAAAAAGTTTATGTGACAAGAATGGTAGAAGGATGTAATGCTATTTCAGTTATGATCCTATTTATTTCTTTTGTTTTTGCTTTTTATAAAGGCCTCAAAACTTTTATTTTTGCATTTATTGGCCTTTTTTTGCTTTATATAATGAATATTCTACGAATTGTAGGCCTAAATATTGTTGTAAGTGACTTTAAACAATATGAGAGAATTGCTCATGATTTTCTTTTTCCTGCCATTATTTATGGGACAGTAGTTGTACTTTGGCTTATATGGATTAAATTCTTTGCTTTAAAAAATGAAAATTCTTAA
- a CDS encoding RapZ C-terminal domain-containing protein: MLHIDIHSFSYKKGGIPKDDSGNGGGFTFDCRGILNPGRIEEYKTQTGNDIGVQEFLESETEMPKFLELVKSIISINIDNYLSRGFENLQVNFGCTGGQHRSVYSAIKIAEYIKQKYPEGTEISLHHDEQHHLNS, from the coding sequence ATGCTACACATAGATATACACAGCTTCTCATATAAAAAAGGAGGAATACCAAAAGATGATTCTGGAAATGGGGGTGGTTTCACTTTTGATTGCAGGGGAATTTTAAATCCTGGAAGAATTGAAGAATATAAAACCCAGACAGGCAATGATATCGGGGTTCAGGAATTTCTGGAGAGCGAAACTGAAATGCCAAAATTTTTAGAACTGGTAAAAAGTATTATATCCATTAATATCGACAATTATCTTTCAAGAGGATTTGAAAATCTTCAGGTAAACTTCGGATGCACTGGTGGACAGCATAGATCGGTATATTCTGCAATAAAAATAGCTGAATATATCAAGCAAAAGTATCCGGAAGGAACAGAAATAAGCCTACATCATGATGAGCAGCATCATCTTAATTCGTAA
- a CDS encoding endonuclease/exonuclease/phosphatase family protein: protein MKKNLSFLIILFSIIIFAQQGNIRKVVAIGFLNVENLMDTIRSADYIDGTKSISNPAFHRSIPFDSIKFLTVEKYDGQWNDTLLKGKKVVKYQISSEEFTPNSSKNYNTQIYKTKLANEAKVISELGSQYTKTAPAIVGLIEIENRQVIEDLIKEPALAKYDYGIIHYNSYDYRGIDVALIYQKRRFTITNSLKKELKIFNENGKREYTRDILVVTGFLDNEKVAFFMNHWPSRRGGEAISLPKRNAAALLLKQQMDSVRTADPSTKLFAMGDFNDDPVSSSLKNHLKAVGKLKDLNESTPYLNLMFPLYKKGVASLAYRDVPNLFDQIIVSKNLISAQLTKEYSVYRTEVYAPAYLINKEGNYKGYPFRSWNGDQFTGGYSDHFPAFVILQKEL, encoded by the coding sequence ATGAAAAAAAATTTAAGCTTTTTAATTATTCTTTTTTCAATAATAATTTTTGCACAGCAAGGGAATATTAGAAAAGTTGTAGCTATAGGTTTCCTAAATGTAGAGAATCTTATGGATACAATTAGATCTGCTGACTACATAGATGGGACGAAATCAATTAGTAATCCTGCCTTTCACAGAAGTATTCCTTTTGATTCGATTAAATTTTTAACCGTAGAAAAATACGACGGACAATGGAATGACACCTTATTAAAAGGAAAGAAGGTTGTAAAATACCAAATAAGCTCTGAAGAATTTACACCAAATAGTTCTAAAAACTATAACACCCAGATTTATAAGACTAAACTTGCAAATGAAGCAAAAGTAATTTCTGAGCTCGGATCTCAATATACAAAAACAGCACCTGCAATAGTGGGTCTCATAGAAATCGAAAACAGACAAGTGATAGAAGATCTCATAAAAGAACCAGCGTTAGCCAAATATGATTACGGGATTATTCATTACAATTCTTACGATTATCGGGGAATTGATGTTGCCTTGATCTATCAAAAAAGAAGATTTACCATTACAAATTCTTTAAAAAAGGAACTGAAAATTTTTAACGAAAATGGGAAAAGGGAGTATACGAGGGACATTTTAGTGGTAACAGGCTTTTTGGATAATGAAAAAGTTGCTTTCTTCATGAATCACTGGCCTTCTAGGAGAGGAGGTGAAGCGATCTCTCTGCCTAAAAGAAATGCTGCCGCACTCCTTTTAAAACAACAGATGGATAGTGTAAGGACAGCAGATCCTTCTACGAAACTTTTCGCAATGGGAGATTTTAATGATGACCCTGTCAGTTCAAGTTTAAAAAACCATCTAAAGGCCGTAGGAAAACTCAAAGATCTTAACGAAAGCACACCATATTTAAATCTTATGTTCCCTTTATATAAAAAAGGAGTTGCTTCTTTGGCTTATAGGGATGTACCTAATCTATTTGATCAGATCATTGTGTCAAAAAATCTAATTTCTGCTCAGCTAACCAAAGAATATTCAGTTTACAGAACTGAAGTTTATGCTCCGGCTTATCTTATTAATAAAGAGGGAAATTACAAGGGCTATCCTTTCAGATCGTGGAATGGAGATCAATTCACAGGAGGCTACAGTGATCATTTTCCTGCATTTGTCATTCTGCAAAAAGAACTATAA